A single window of Ferrimonas balearica DSM 9799 DNA harbors:
- a CDS encoding metal-dependent hydrolase family protein, translating into MTVLIKNVSLFDGINDTLRTDCCIQIDNGLITAISAQPNPDCRYEQVIDAAGFTVIPGLIDAHTHIAFSDTFQALDRMTAEEVAVRSTVIAREMIERGFTTVRDVGSNCYGLKQSIDAGFVPGPRIYPSYGALSQTCGHADYRQNRAQRSDFNRGLEDSSMMRQGHLILADGVPQCLKRTRDQIFMGASQIKIFGGGGASSLFDPLDTIQYTREELRAIVETVSNYGSYVCSHIHAGPAMKIAIEEGVKSLEHATFMDDEIARQCLDHEVWMVPQYATAEKIAQRQIPLDSEILYQKTERVGKGLLRQAELVEKYGLKCAFGTDLIGTPEVHARQNDEFSARKRFFGSFRGLKQATSEAGQLLKLSGLLDPYAEGALGVLCDGAYADLLLVAGNPVADLDILADADNIKMVIKGGNVIKDIRPAQF; encoded by the coding sequence ATGACCGTATTGATTAAGAACGTCTCGCTGTTTGATGGAATCAACGACACGCTGCGCACGGACTGCTGCATCCAGATTGATAACGGGCTGATCACCGCCATCAGCGCCCAGCCCAACCCGGACTGCCGCTATGAGCAGGTGATCGATGCCGCCGGATTCACCGTGATCCCCGGCTTAATCGACGCCCATACCCACATCGCGTTTTCTGACACCTTCCAGGCACTGGACCGAATGACCGCTGAAGAGGTCGCGGTGCGCTCCACCGTCATCGCCCGGGAGATGATTGAACGTGGCTTTACCACGGTGCGGGATGTGGGCAGCAACTGCTATGGCCTGAAGCAGAGTATCGATGCCGGCTTCGTGCCCGGGCCACGGATCTACCCCAGCTACGGGGCGCTGTCCCAGACCTGTGGCCACGCTGACTACCGGCAGAACCGGGCCCAGCGCTCAGACTTCAACCGGGGACTGGAAGATTCCAGCATGATGCGTCAGGGCCACCTGATACTGGCCGACGGCGTACCCCAGTGCCTGAAACGCACGCGGGACCAGATCTTTATGGGCGCCTCACAGATCAAGATCTTCGGCGGTGGCGGGGCCTCTTCACTGTTCGATCCGCTGGACACCATCCAATACACCCGGGAGGAGTTGCGCGCCATTGTCGAGACGGTCAGTAACTACGGCTCTTACGTCTGCAGCCACATCCATGCGGGGCCAGCGATGAAAATCGCCATCGAAGAGGGGGTCAAATCCCTGGAACACGCCACCTTTATGGACGATGAGATCGCCCGCCAGTGCCTGGACCACGAGGTGTGGATGGTGCCGCAATACGCCACTGCGGAGAAGATCGCCCAACGCCAGATCCCGCTGGACAGCGAGATCCTGTACCAGAAGACTGAACGGGTGGGTAAAGGACTGCTGCGACAGGCGGAACTGGTGGAGAAATACGGCCTCAAGTGCGCCTTTGGTACCGATTTGATAGGCACACCCGAAGTGCATGCCCGGCAGAACGACGAGTTCTCCGCCCGTAAGCGCTTCTTCGGCTCCTTCCGCGGCCTGAAGCAGGCCACCTCGGAGGCGGGGCAACTGCTCAAGCTCTCTGGCCTGCTGGACCCCTATGCTGAAGGTGCCTTGGGGGTGCTCTGCGACGGAGCCTATGCCGACCTGCTGCTGGTGGCCGGCAACCCGGTGGCGGACCTGGATATCCTGGCCGACGCTGACAACATCAAAATGGTGATCAAGGGCGGCAATGTCATTAAAGACATTCGTCCAGCACAGTTCTGA